The genomic region GCCCAAGTTAAGATTGGACAAAATCCAAACACGATTGATGCCGCCTCACTTATTGAACTTGAGAGCCCAAATAAGGCCCTGGTCCTTACCAGGTTGTCCAATGCCCAAATGGAAGCCATCACGCCCCTGAACGGTGCCTTGGTCTATAATACCGATACCAATTGCATACATTACTTTAACGCCACACAATGGAACAGCCTGTGTAATGACACCGATTTTTCATTTACCGACAATGGTGATGACACCATTACGTTGACAGATGCGGACGGAAACACCATAACATTCAACGGCGCCGAAGAAAGTATATCCACTTTGAACGACAACGGCGATGGTACGTTTACCTATACCGATGAAGCCGGTTCACAAACCGTAATACAGACCCAAAATTTGAGTACGAACGGAGAGGCGGGAAATATTAGTATAAATAACGGAAATACGATTGTACTCAATGTTAACGATGCAGATGCGGATACCGAAAATGAAATACAAAACCTTGAGTTTAATAGTGGAATCGTGAGCCTTACCCAAGACCCGGACAACACAATTATTGACTTATCGGCATACGATACCAATGCTGCAGATGATTTTTCTGGAAGTTACAATGACCTCGTAGACATACCTACGGATATTGCAGATGGTGACAATGACACTACCTATACGGCAGGGAACGGCCTTACGCTTACAGGAACCGAATTCACCGTCAATAATAGCGAGATTGCTCCCGATTGGACGAACATAACCCGTATTCCCACAAACTTGGATATAGATTCTACCGATGATTTCTCCGGAAGTTTTAATGATTTAAATGACGTACCTATCGATATCGCAGATGGTGACAACCAAAACTTGACCAATGTTTTGGCCAATGGCAATGATGCGGGCAATTCAAAAATAACAAACTTGGCAGCACCTACCGATAATCAAGATGCTGCAACAAAAACATATGTAGATAATCTGCCTAGAGTGTTCATGGGAACTTTTAGGATTACCGCCACTGGTATCCAAAGTATTACGGGTATCCCGTTTAGACCATCCTCAGTTACGTTCACTGCCTATGCCAATGTTGATGATTTTGATTTAAATGCCGATAACGGTATACGCAACAATGATAGGGGCATAGCCAACGCCTTCGGAAACATGAAGGGCTTTGCCCAAGATAATGGTGGTAGCATAGCGGAACAAGTGATTTATATAGGCGGCAGCGGAAACTCTATTAACGATATCTCTAGATACGCCTCTAGCTCACACGCTATTGGTTTGCGATATTCTAATCAAAACGGGGATAATCTGGGGCTTACCACAGCTACGATAACCAGTTTTGACACTAATGGCTTTACATTGAACACAGATAATTTTACTGATGCGGTTATCGTAATATTTGAGGCATATAGATAGGTCATGAAAAACAATATAAACATAACACAAACCGTAATTTGTCTGCTAACCATGTTTTTAGGGCGTGGACAAGAAGATGTTGTGCACAACTATGGGAACATTCAAATACATGATACAGGCATAGTCGGTTTTCATAGTGATGTCACGAATGACGGTGCTTTTAACCAGAACTTGGGATTGGTTGGGTTTTACGGGGAAAACAAGTCGATTACGGTATCAGGTACGTCAAATCCCGTTTTTTATGATGTTGAGATTGAGACAGATGCCGATTTCTTTATAGACAACACCATGGGCATAAAAAACAACCTAAATTTAATAGCCGGAGATATCGTTACCTCTAGGACAGCATCCGAAGTAAACATCAATTTCATTGATACTGCTTTTTATACCGGTGACGGCAGTTTTACAAAAATCGATGGATATGCCGCAATAAGCGATAAAAGTGAATTCATTTTTCCCGTTGGTCAGAACAATAGAATACGACCGTTAGGCATTACATCCAACGGTATAAACGACTATGCAAAGTGTGGCTATTTTTACGAAGACCCAAATACTTCAAGTACTTTTGGTTTTTCGTTCAACACTAACACAACGGCAGATGCCCTGACCAGTGTAAGTAATTATGAGTTTTGGCATTTAGATGGCGCCATACCTTCAAAGGTTACATTAACTTGGGACGAAGAGAGTTTTGTTAGTTTATTTGCCGATTCTCTTTCGGAGATAAGGGTCGTAGGTTGGGACGTAGTCCAGAACCAATGGGTAGATCTGGGCAATACCGATATTACAGGTGACTTGGAAAACGGAAAAGTTACCAGTGATACGTTTATACCGGATAATTACCAAATACTTTCATTGGCAGGGAGTACAACAGTTCTTGAGCCTACAGGTGTAATAGATCTGGACAACTACTTTTTGACCCCGAACGGAGATGGCAAAAACGACTTTTTAGTTATCGATGGGCTAGAGAACTCCCCCAACAACACCTTGCAAATATTCAACAGATTTGGGACTTTGGTATATATACAGAAAAATTATGACAATAGTTTCACTGGGCTATCCAATGTTTCGGGAGTTATCAAAAGAAACAAAGGTCTACCTTCCGGGGTATATTTCTATATCATTACGTTGAACGATCTGGCAATAAAGCATCAGGGGTATTTATACCTTTCGACCTATCAAGAAAACTAGCAGATCAAACAATTCGTTTATACAGCATCTTGGGTCAGCCAGGAATTCAGGCTCATGTAAACTTTATAACCACAAAGAAGAAAATCCCTTGAATTGATATTCCCTTTTGCCGACTATTTCAAAAAAACCAACAAATCAATTTTGGGTATAAACCGGGAACTTTTATAACACTTTTTGTACATTGTAGCTATAAACACTACACAAGCGACATGAGAAGAGGAAGTTGGAAAATAAGAATATTCATAGGCTTGGCGATTGTTGCCTTCGCCTTTGTTCAAAAATGTAGCAATACCGAGGAGAACCCCTACACGGGCAGATCACAACATATAAACATGTCTACCGACCAAGAAATAGCCATTGGGCTGCAAAGTGTTCCTGAAATGGCACAACAGCACGGCGGTCTTTACCCAGATGAACGTTTACAAGCCTTTGTTGACAATGTGGGCAATAAGCTGGTTCAGAACAGTATTGCTCGTGAAACGCCGTATCAGTTTGATTTTCACTTGTTGGCCGATGATCGTACCATTAATGCTTTTGCATTACCGGGCGGGCAATGTTTTATAACGTATGCACTATTTTCTCAACTCAACGAAGAGCAATTGGCAGGTGTTCTGGGCCATGAGATAGGCCATGTTATAGGAAGACATTCGGCAGAAAGAATAGCGGATAGCAATTTTTGGCGTACGGCCACTATGGGTGCCACTGTTGGTGCGGGTGACATTGGCAATGTTGTGGGCGGTATAGGACAAAATACGCTCTTGAAGAATGGTCGTGGGGACGAACTGGAAAGTGACGACCTAGGGGTACTGTTTATGATTCAATCCGGTTATGACCCCTATGAGATGATCAAAGTAATGGAAATTTTAAAAGCGGCTGCTGGCCCCAATCGCGTTCCAGAATTTCAGAGTACGCACCCAGACCCAGAAAATAGGATTGAAAAAATTAAAGAATCCATTAAAAAGTACAAAGGTCAGGGTTAAACGTTTATTTTTACCGATGAACGTTAAAACACAACAAAGACCCTATCGTTTTTTGTATATTTGAAAATCCCAGATTGCATTTTACCTTATAATTTGACCCTTATAGCTTTGATTTAATGAATTGTGTTAAATTTTAGCACACAAATGGGACTATATGGGAACACTATTGCATTTTAAGAACATCTATTTGGCTGCATTCGAGAACTGCAAGCCGGAGTTGGCTGTTATTTTACTTAAAATTTATTCTTTTTTCTGTGTAGCTATGTTAGCTATGGCAATGTATGCATTTGCATATAGGGCTTTTACAGGATTTAGATTTTAAGTTATAAGCTACCGATCATTCTTTTACGAGAACACTATGTCGTAGTCGAAAATTCATGGCATAAAAAAAGCCCATCCATTAAAATGGATGGGCTTTTTGTCAATTAAACAATGAATTTCTTAGGATTTACTTTGCATTTCCAAAATGGATAGAGCGTCTTCAGCTCCAGAAATTTTAGCATGTTTTTTGGCAGTGTAGCCCTTATCGCATTTAATTTTGGTATCTGCCCCATTTTCAATGAGCAATTCGAGGATTTCAGCCTTATTGTAACGTGCCGCGAAAATGGCCGGGGTCATCCCCAATGATTTTTTGTTAACATCCTCGCCAAGTTCAATTAGTTTTTTGACCGTTTCGATATCTCCTTTCATAATTGCCTTACAAAAGGAACTAATATCTACCTTGGAAGTAATAGAGGTTTCAAAATCAGTGTTGTTCGTTGCAGATTCAGCGTAAACGCCAGTGGCTGTTAGCATAAATGCACCAGCCAGTACTAAAATTGTTTTTTTCATGATGAATGATTTAATTGATGAATAATTAATTTATATAAAGATAGACTGTTGTTCTAGCCAAATGTTACACGATTAACAGTTAAATAACCGAATTTTAACATTTTCTCATTCAAAACAACCTTTAGTTAACGATTTCTTAGGGTTGGGTGCTATTTCTAAAAAACAGCATCAACTGAGTGGCAATAATTCATTGATCATAGTATTTTTGATACTTCAATTCGAAGAAAATGGATAAAAAAGTAATATTGATGATTTTGGACGGCTGGGGCAAATCTCCGGATGCCAAAGTTTCTGCGATAGCCAATGCAAAAACGCCCTTTATAGATTCCCTTTACACAAAATACCCCAACGCAAACCTCTTGACCGATGGCATGAACGTAGGCCTACCCGAAGGTCAAATGGGCAACAGTGAAGTGGGACATATGAATTTGGGCGCTGGTAGAATCGTTTATCAAGATTTGGCCAAAATCAACTTGGCCATACAAGAGAACACCTTAAAAGATGAAAAAGTATTGAAAGATGCCTTTTTATATGCCAAGGAAAACAACAAATCGGTCCATTTTTTGGGATTATTGAGCAACGGTGGGGTTCATAGCCATATAGATCATATAAAAGGGCTTATTGCAGCAGGTAACGATTATGGTCTAAACAAAATGTTCGTTCATGCCTTTACCGATGGTAGGGATGTTGACCCAAAAAGTGGTAAGGGGTTCTTAAAAGACTTGGTATCATTTTGTTCAAACAAGAACGCCAAATTGGCTTCGGTCGTGGGAAGATATTTTGCGATGGATAGGGACAAGCGTTGGGAACGGGTAAAAATAGCCTATGATGCCATTGTCAATGCAGAAGGGGAAAAATCAACCGATATTGAAAAAAGTATTCAAAAAAGTTACGATGTCAATATAACCGATGAATTTATAAAACCCATCGTAATGATTGATGAGATGGGAAATCCCGTAGCAAAAATTCAAGAGGACGATGTAATTGTCTTTTTTAATTTTAGAACTGATAGGGGGCGGGAGCTTACCCAAGTTCTAAGTCAAGAAGATATGCACGAGCAGAACATGCTCAAACTAAATCTGTATTATGTTACCATGACCAATTATGACGATTCTTTCAACAACATTCATGTGGTTTATGATAAAGATAACATAAAAGATACTTTAGGAGAGGTCTTGGCCAAGGCGGGGAAAAAGCAAATACGTATTGCGGAGACCGAAAAATATCCACATGTAACCTTTTTCTTTAATGGTGGTAGAGAAGTTCCTTTTGACGGGGAAAAACGCTTACTTTGCCCGTCGCCCAAAGTAGCTACTTACGATTTACAACCGGAAATGAGTGCATACGACATACGCGATTGCATTATTCCCGAGCTTCAAAAAGGGGAAGCGGATTTTGTATGCCTCAATTTTGCAAATCCTGATATGGTTGGCCATACGGGCGATATGAATGCGGCAATAAAAGCATGTGAAGTCGTTGATGAATGTGCCAAGGCCGTAGTGACCGCTGGGCTTGAAAATGGATATTCAACTATCATAATTGCCGATCACGGCAACTGTGATACGATGATAAACCCAGATGGGTCACCAAACACAGCACATACAACGAATCCGGTACCTTTGATTCTTGTAGACAATGATATCAAAGAAATAAATGACGGTGTTTTGGGCGATATTGCCCCGACCCTGTTAAAAATGATAGGCGTGCCCCAACCCAAACTAATGACCCAAAAGTCTTTGGTCTAAAATTATACTATCCCAACAGTACTGACGTTACCTTAACAAAATAATTCATTTGATGAAAAAGATTGTTTATAGCTTGATTATGGTACTATTTTTTCAAGCTCAAAGTTGGGCACAAACCTGTGCGGTAAAACAAATGGTTCAAGAAGAATTTAATGAAGAGGGTGAGTCTATTGAAAAAAAGACCTATACACTTTACTATAATCAAGAAAATGTTCTTGAGGAAGTCCAGATTCAAACTGAAGAGGAGGATTTGAATACATTAAAATTTGAAAAAATAGGTTCTGATACAAAAATCACATGGTTTTTAGATGGGGAATATGACCGTCATTTTCTTGTCACAAATGCCAGTATTCTGGTATTTGATGGTCAGGACCAAAATAGTTTTGATGTTGATTATGCCGATGAGTACTTACTGACTTTTGAAAACAATCTCTTGACAAAAATAGACGACAATAGGGTTTTTTATTGGGAACTGGGTAATGTCATAAAGTCTGAATCTATAGGAAAAAAAGGGAAATCGGTCACAACGTATTCTTATATCAACGCCCCAAACCCTTTTCTAAGCCTTCATAAATTGGGAGCCATAGATGTATTGGCAAATAGTGATTTTATACCCTATATATATACACTTTCCAGCCAGGTTATCAACTCCGAAGAAAGTGTTCGTATTCGCAATGGGGAAATGACTTCAAACCCGGGCAAGGACCACAAATACAGTCATAAAGTAAATCAAGATGGTTGTGTTATAGAGTTTACCGAGCATGCACCCTATCACAAATTAATGTATACATTCAAGTATTGAAAATACACACCATTCTTCATATTACTATTTAAAACATTTCCACTTATCTTTGCTACCATGATTAAAGTAAAGACTCCGGAAGAAATTGAATTGATGCGGGAAAGCGCGCTTATCGTTTCCAAAACACTGGGAATGTTGGCCGCAGAAGTAAAACCGGGCGTTAGCACCTTGCAATTGGATGCGATGGCGGAAACCTACATTCGTGACCACGGAGCAGTGCCCGGCTTTTTAGGGCTCTATGATTTTCCCAATTCACTCTGCATGAGCCCCAATGCCCAAGTGGTACATGGCATACCCAATACTACCCCTTTGACCAACGGGGATATTATCTCAATAGACTGTGGTGTGCTGAAAAATGGATTTTATGGCGATCATGCCTATACATTCGAAGTTGGGGAGGTAGCCCCTCAAACCAAAAAACTTTTGGAAATCACAAAGCAATCCTTGTATGTAGGCATACGGGAATTTAAATTGGGAAACCGGGTAGGAGATGTAGGCTATGCCATTCAAAAATTTACCGAAGATCATGGGTACGGTGTGGTACGCGAATTGGTAGGTCACGGATTGGGACAAAAAATGCATGAAGATCCCGAAATGCCCAATTACGGTAAAAGAGGCAGGGGTAAAAAATTTGTTGAAGGCATGGTCGTTGCCATTGAGCCTATGACGAATCTGGGAACCCGACGCATAAAGCAATTGAAAGATGGTTGGACCATTTTAACTGCTGACGATAAACCCAGTGCCCATTTTGAACATAATGTTGCATTGGTAAACGGAAAGCCAGAACTTCTTTCTACCTTTAAATACGTGTATGATGCCTTAGGTATTGAAAGTGATGAGGAAGAGGAATTTAGGCAAACCAAGCTTCAATTGTAATACTGTTCATTTAAGCTATGCTTAGCTTGAAAAGCTATGAAGAAAATCTTCAAACTTGCTCTGAATCTTTTCCCAAGAACCTTTCTTATTAAACTGAGTTATTGGGTAAGACCCGTTCTCGCTATATGCATGAGAGGCAATAACCATGTTGATCCTATTGATGGAAAGCGATTTAGAAGTTTTTTGCCCTATGGGTATGAAAACCCCAGAGAAAACGTACTCTCACCCTCTACACTTTCCTTGGAACGCCATAGGTTACTTTGGCTGTATCTAAAAAAAGAGACCGATTTTTTTTCCTCAAAACTAAAAGTATTGCATTTTGCACCGGAACAGGCCTTTTACAAAAGATTCAGAAAACAAAAAAACCTGGATTACACCACGACCGACTTAAACTCACCATTGGCCGATGTAAAGGCAGATATATGCAACTTGCCATTTCCCGACAACTCTTTTGATGTTATTCTTTGTAATCATGTTCTGGAACATATTCCCAATGATCAAGAGGCCATGCGAGAAATGTACCGTATTCTAAAAACTGGAGGTTGGGGCATTTTTCAAATACCTCAAGATTTAAATAGGGAGACTACATTTGAGGACAATACGATAACCGACAAAAAAGAAAGAACCAAGATTTTTGGCCAATACGATCATGTTCGTATTTATGGCAGAGACTATTTTAATACGTTAAGGCAGGTTGGCTTTAAAGTAGAAGAGGTGGATTTTACCAGTTCTTTATCTGATGGGAAAATAGAAAAATACCGATTGGCCAAAGGGGAAATAATACCTGTGGTACGAAAATAATTATTCACTTACGACGAGTGTTTCAAAACCATTCGTCATAAATTCCTTGGTTTCGCCATTCTGATCTAAATAGATGATATAGGCATCCACGGCCTTTTGGTTTAACAAAATTTGAATGGACTCATCCAGATCCATGGCCATAAAAGCTGTGGCGTAACCATCAGCTACGGCACAATTGTCGGCAAGGATAGTTACCCCTAAAACGTTTGAGTTTTTTGTGAATCCGGTTTTAGGATTTACTGTATGAACATGCTTTTTCCCAGTAATTGAATCTACCCTAAAATGCCTGTAATTGCCGGATGAGGCAAGTGCTCTGTCCGTAATATAAATTCGTTTTTTTGCTTTTCGCTCACTTTGCATTTGAGGGTCATCAATGGCCACTAACCATGGTTTTGCCTTGAGTTTGTTTTTTCCCTTGGCCACGATTTCGCCCCCCACTTCCAAAAGATAATCTTCTATTCCTTTTTTATCGAACATAGTTCCCAAGCGATCTATGGCATACCCTTTGGCGATGGCATTAAAATCAAAGTAAATATTAGGGTTCTTCTTCACTATCCTATCGCTTTGATCAATACCAACTTTGTCAAGCCCAACGTACTGCATCAAACTATCAACTTTAACGCTATCCATCTCAATTTGCTTGCCAGGACCAAAACCCCAGGCATTGACCAGAGTACCTACGGTTGGGTCAAAATAACCATTGGTTTTCTGCGCTATGTTTTTTGAGAGTTTAAAAACTTCCTTGAACATAGCGTCGACGACTACCGTGGTATCCCCCATATTGATTCTTGATATATCGGAATCTGGTATGTAAGTGGATAGGGATTTATTAACAGCCGTAAAAACCGAATCTATCTCTTTTTGATAATCCAATTCTTTGTTCGATAAGTAGATAAGACTGTACGATGTACCAAGTGCTGCACCAATATTTTGATTTTTAACGATCACAGGGTCGGTAGAACAGCTAGAAATCGAAAAAACAGCTAAAAGAGCAAGTAATAATTTAAAACAAATACGATGTGTTTTGTAGGTAATAGACATTAAAATAACTTATTTGAGACTTATATTTTTATCAATCCGTCGTAATCCACAATATATTCTTGATTAAGATATACAGGCAGATTATAATCCGAAGCATTTACTAGACCAACGGCAGCATAAAACGTATCAGCTTCAAACTTTAAGGCGTGCTCCTTCATTTTATTTAAATCGGCCTTGTAAAATTCAATATCTTTTGGGTCTCCAGGGTAGCCGATACTCTTTACCACCACAAAATGAAGCTTTTTATCCTTGAGGCATACAAATTGCGGATTTTTTTTGAGTTCACTGTTGACGGACAAAAACTCAAAACCATCGGCTTCCAATTGTTTGCCAACAATATTCATGGCCAAATTATGTAGTTCCTGTTCTGTTAGCGGCTGCATTTTGATTCTGTTTTATAAAAAAACCGATATTTATCACATATCGGTTTTTCACGTATTTCAAAATATATTGATTTTTGTGTTTTATCCACCAAAATCGTCAAAACGTATATGCTCATCAGGGATTCCAAAATCCTCACCCATTTTCTGGACCGCTTTGTTCATTAAGGGAGGTCCACAAAAGTAAAGCTCAATATCCTCGGGAGACTCGTGGTGGTTCAAGTAATTATCGATTACACAATTGTGTATAAAACCAACAAAACCGTCTCCGGGTGCATCTATATTCTCTTTCACCTTCCAATTATCTTCTTCCAAAGGCTCAGAAAGTGCCATATAAAACTTGAAGTTTGGAAAGTCTTTTTCCAAGGCTTTAAAATGATCTATATAAAATAGCTCCCTTTTGGAACGGCCACCATACCAATACGTTACTTTTCTATCGGTTTTAAGGGTTTTGAAGAGATGGTATAAATGTGAGCGCATCGGGGCCATACCGGCACCACCGCCCACATAGAGCATTTCAGAATTTGATTCGTTGATAAAAAATTCACCATAAGGACCCGAAATAGTTACATCATCCCCAGGTTTTAGGGCAAAGATATAAGATGAGGCCACACCTGGGTTAACATCCATCCACCCATTTTTGGACCTGTCCCATGGCGGGGTAGCAATACGAACGTTCAACATGATTTCCCTTCCCTCAGCCGGAAAAGAAGCCATGGAGTAAGCTCTTTCTACCGTTTCAGGATTTTTCATGACCAAAGGCCATAAATTAAACTTGTCCCATTCGGCTTGAAATTTATCTGGCTTGTCATGTTCCTCTGGGTGTGCTGTAATATCAATGTCGGAATATTTGACCTCGCATTCAGGAATCTCAATTTGGATGTACCCACCAGCTTTGTAACCCATATCTTCAGGAATCTCGACTACGAATTCCTTTATAAAAGATGCTACATTATAATTTCTGACCACCTTGGCAGGCCATTTTTTTATACCGAAAACTTCTTCGGGTATGGTGATTTCCATATCCTGTTTAACCTTTACCTGACAGGCCAAACGTGCTCCGTGCTGTAACTCTTTTCTAGAAAAATGAGGTGTCTCGGTAGGAAGTGCTTCGCCGCCACCCGATAACACATGGCACTCACATTGTATACAAGTACCACCACCACCACAGGCCGAAGGCAAAAACACTTTTTGGTTACCCAAGGTCGATAATAATGTTGAACCAGAAGCAACCTCAATTTTCTTTTCTCCGTTAATGGTCAGGGTAACCGGACCAGACGGCGAGAGTTTTTGCTTGGTGAACAAAAGTACCGCCACCAAAAGCAATGTTAAGATTAAGAATGCGATTACAGTTATCAGAATGGTACCACCAGTACTTGTAGCTAATATCATCTTATTATTCTTTTATTACATCGTTATAAGAGACTGCCTTTTTATCGTCTTCAATCTCCTTTTCAATTATTTCTTTTTCTTCGGTTTTTTCGGCAGTGGTTGTCTCGGTTCCTTCAGGTGGGTCATTGTCCCCTGTCAACATGCCTCCAAAACTTTGAAAGCCAATCCCCATTAGACCGGTTATGATAAATGTAATACCAAGACCTCTTAATGGTGCAGGAACATTTGAATATCTAATTTTCTCGCGAATGGCAGCGATGGCCAAAATAGCCAAAAACCACCCTATACCAGAACTGATGCCGTAATTCAGTGCTAGCCCCAAAGATGGGATTTCACGTGCCTGCATAAACAAAGAGCCACCTAAAATAGCGCAATTCACCGCAATCAAGGGTAAAAATATCCCCAACGAATTGTAAAGCGAAGGCGAAAATTTTTCCACAACGATTTCAACCAACTGTACCATTGTGGCTATGGTGGCTATAAAAAGTATGAACGATAAAAAGCCTAGATTGTAATCTGCATATTCAGGCCCTAACCAAGCCAAAGCGCCATCACGTAATAAATATTGGTCCAACAACCAGTTCAATGGTACGGTTACCGCCAAAACAAATATCACGGCAGCTCCAAGGCCGACAGCCGTTGCCACTTTTTTGGAAACCGCTAAATAGGAACACATTCCCAGGAACACGGCAAACACCATATTATCAATGAAAATGGATTTAAAAAACAATTCTAAATGCTCTAACATAGTTTTGTATTCAATAATTAGTATTTAGTCGATAGTGTTATTTCAAATCTCTGTAAACAGAAAGATTGTCATTTGCCACCCAACCCTTATACCTCTTTTATAATTTTATCAATT from Costertonia aggregata harbors:
- a CDS encoding gliding motility-associated C-terminal domain-containing protein; translation: MKNNINITQTVICLLTMFLGRGQEDVVHNYGNIQIHDTGIVGFHSDVTNDGAFNQNLGLVGFYGENKSITVSGTSNPVFYDVEIETDADFFIDNTMGIKNNLNLIAGDIVTSRTASEVNINFIDTAFYTGDGSFTKIDGYAAISDKSEFIFPVGQNNRIRPLGITSNGINDYAKCGYFYEDPNTSSTFGFSFNTNTTADALTSVSNYEFWHLDGAIPSKVTLTWDEESFVSLFADSLSEIRVVGWDVVQNQWVDLGNTDITGDLENGKVTSDTFIPDNYQILSLAGSTTVLEPTGVIDLDNYFLTPNGDGKNDFLVIDGLENSPNNTLQIFNRFGTLVYIQKNYDNSFTGLSNVSGVIKRNKGLPSGVYFYIITLNDLAIKHQGYLYLSTYQEN
- a CDS encoding M48 family metalloprotease, encoding MRRGSWKIRIFIGLAIVAFAFVQKCSNTEENPYTGRSQHINMSTDQEIAIGLQSVPEMAQQHGGLYPDERLQAFVDNVGNKLVQNSIARETPYQFDFHLLADDRTINAFALPGGQCFITYALFSQLNEEQLAGVLGHEIGHVIGRHSAERIADSNFWRTATMGATVGAGDIGNVVGGIGQNTLLKNGRGDELESDDLGVLFMIQSGYDPYEMIKVMEILKAAAGPNRVPEFQSTHPDPENRIEKIKESIKKYKGQG
- a CDS encoding DUF6747 family protein; translation: MGTLLHFKNIYLAAFENCKPELAVILLKIYSFFCVAMLAMAMYAFAYRAFTGFRF
- a CDS encoding ankyrin repeat domain-containing protein, translated to MKKTILVLAGAFMLTATGVYAESATNNTDFETSITSKVDISSFCKAIMKGDIETVKKLIELGEDVNKKSLGMTPAIFAARYNKAEILELLIENGADTKIKCDKGYTAKKHAKISGAEDALSILEMQSKS
- the gpmI gene encoding 2,3-bisphosphoglycerate-independent phosphoglycerate mutase encodes the protein MDKKVILMILDGWGKSPDAKVSAIANAKTPFIDSLYTKYPNANLLTDGMNVGLPEGQMGNSEVGHMNLGAGRIVYQDLAKINLAIQENTLKDEKVLKDAFLYAKENNKSVHFLGLLSNGGVHSHIDHIKGLIAAGNDYGLNKMFVHAFTDGRDVDPKSGKGFLKDLVSFCSNKNAKLASVVGRYFAMDRDKRWERVKIAYDAIVNAEGEKSTDIEKSIQKSYDVNITDEFIKPIVMIDEMGNPVAKIQEDDVIVFFNFRTDRGRELTQVLSQEDMHEQNMLKLNLYYVTMTNYDDSFNNIHVVYDKDNIKDTLGEVLAKAGKKQIRIAETEKYPHVTFFFNGGREVPFDGEKRLLCPSPKVATYDLQPEMSAYDIRDCIIPELQKGEADFVCLNFANPDMVGHTGDMNAAIKACEVVDECAKAVVTAGLENGYSTIIIADHGNCDTMINPDGSPNTAHTTNPVPLILVDNDIKEINDGVLGDIAPTLLKMIGVPQPKLMTQKSLV
- the map gene encoding type I methionyl aminopeptidase codes for the protein MIKVKTPEEIELMRESALIVSKTLGMLAAEVKPGVSTLQLDAMAETYIRDHGAVPGFLGLYDFPNSLCMSPNAQVVHGIPNTTPLTNGDIISIDCGVLKNGFYGDHAYTFEVGEVAPQTKKLLEITKQSLYVGIREFKLGNRVGDVGYAIQKFTEDHGYGVVRELVGHGLGQKMHEDPEMPNYGKRGRGKKFVEGMVVAIEPMTNLGTRRIKQLKDGWTILTADDKPSAHFEHNVALVNGKPELLSTFKYVYDALGIESDEEEEFRQTKLQL
- a CDS encoding class I SAM-dependent methyltransferase, whose amino-acid sequence is MKKIFKLALNLFPRTFLIKLSYWVRPVLAICMRGNNHVDPIDGKRFRSFLPYGYENPRENVLSPSTLSLERHRLLWLYLKKETDFFSSKLKVLHFAPEQAFYKRFRKQKNLDYTTTDLNSPLADVKADICNLPFPDNSFDVILCNHVLEHIPNDQEAMREMYRILKTGGWGIFQIPQDLNRETTFEDNTITDKKERTKIFGQYDHVRIYGRDYFNTLRQVGFKVEEVDFTSSLSDGKIEKYRLAKGEIIPVVRK
- a CDS encoding FAD:protein FMN transferase — translated: MSITYKTHRICFKLLLALLAVFSISSCSTDPVIVKNQNIGAALGTSYSLIYLSNKELDYQKEIDSVFTAVNKSLSTYIPDSDISRINMGDTTVVVDAMFKEVFKLSKNIAQKTNGYFDPTVGTLVNAWGFGPGKQIEMDSVKVDSLMQYVGLDKVGIDQSDRIVKKNPNIYFDFNAIAKGYAIDRLGTMFDKKGIEDYLLEVGGEIVAKGKNKLKAKPWLVAIDDPQMQSERKAKKRIYITDRALASSGNYRHFRVDSITGKKHVHTVNPKTGFTKNSNVLGVTILADNCAVADGYATAFMAMDLDESIQILLNQKAVDAYIIYLDQNGETKEFMTNGFETLVVSE
- a CDS encoding Na(+)-translocating NADH-quinone reductase subunit F, whose protein sequence is MQPLTEQELHNLAMNIVGKQLEADGFEFLSVNSELKKNPQFVCLKDKKLHFVVVKSIGYPGDPKDIEFYKADLNKMKEHALKFEADTFYAAVGLVNASDYNLPVYLNQEYIVDYDGLIKI
- the nqrF gene encoding NADH:ubiquinone reductase (Na(+)-transporting) subunit F, with the translated sequence MILATSTGGTILITVIAFLILTLLLVAVLLFTKQKLSPSGPVTLTINGEKKIEVASGSTLLSTLGNQKVFLPSACGGGGTCIQCECHVLSGGGEALPTETPHFSRKELQHGARLACQVKVKQDMEITIPEEVFGIKKWPAKVVRNYNVASFIKEFVVEIPEDMGYKAGGYIQIEIPECEVKYSDIDITAHPEEHDKPDKFQAEWDKFNLWPLVMKNPETVERAYSMASFPAEGREIMLNVRIATPPWDRSKNGWMDVNPGVASSYIFALKPGDDVTISGPYGEFFINESNSEMLYVGGGAGMAPMRSHLYHLFKTLKTDRKVTYWYGGRSKRELFYIDHFKALEKDFPNFKFYMALSEPLEEDNWKVKENIDAPGDGFVGFIHNCVIDNYLNHHESPEDIELYFCGPPLMNKAVQKMGEDFGIPDEHIRFDDFGG